From Gloeocapsopsis sp. IPPAS B-1203, one genomic window encodes:
- a CDS encoding AraC family transcriptional regulator: MTGVLSTKDMDELFEETAIESNQPHPSENDIILNYSKSIGKGYWQRTFLPDGISIDIENNEFLNHIILESPDGEGWPEIGFRLSGNRKLYTGEVMQGGQNFLCLSDVGRGGRTEWAGNQRHLKVDINLTPEMWAMMISQHSQYLSLHQQLPLFGAKNAPYYELRTTTPVMQSVLYQILNCPYRDFIREIYLQSKTLEIVALWLAQELNYRQVKLSTVKLSPDDVERIYYARDILITNLLHPPTLLELARQVAVNERKLKQGFRQIFGTTVFGYLHNYRMEQAKQMLAEQKLTVAQVAHAVGYSHLSHFAAAFRKKFGVNPSAYRSK; this comes from the coding sequence ATGACTGGTGTCTTATCAACCAAAGATATGGATGAATTGTTTGAAGAGACAGCTATCGAAAGTAATCAGCCTCATCCATCTGAAAATGATATCATTTTGAACTATTCTAAATCCATTGGTAAAGGATACTGGCAGCGAACTTTTCTACCGGATGGCATTTCTATAGATATTGAAAATAATGAATTCCTAAACCATATTATCTTGGAGTCACCAGACGGCGAGGGATGGCCGGAAATAGGGTTTCGTTTATCGGGAAACCGTAAATTATATACAGGTGAGGTGATGCAAGGTGGTCAAAACTTCTTGTGCTTGTCGGATGTCGGACGCGGAGGTAGAACAGAGTGGGCTGGTAATCAACGCCACCTGAAAGTTGACATCAACCTCACGCCTGAAATGTGGGCAATGATGATTAGTCAACACTCACAATACTTATCTTTGCATCAGCAACTTCCTCTTTTTGGGGCTAAAAATGCACCGTACTACGAATTGCGAACCACTACACCTGTAATGCAGTCGGTGTTATACCAAATTCTGAATTGTCCTTACCGAGATTTTATCCGAGAGATTTATTTGCAAAGTAAGACACTGGAAATAGTGGCACTGTGGCTAGCGCAAGAACTCAATTATCGTCAGGTAAAGCTGTCTACGGTCAAACTTTCCCCAGATGATGTAGAACGCATCTATTATGCCAGAGATATTCTCATTACCAACTTGCTTCATCCGCCAACATTGCTAGAACTAGCACGTCAAGTTGCTGTTAATGAACGGAAACTGAAGCAAGGTTTTCGTCAGATATTTGGAACTACAGTTTTTGGCTACCTGCATAATTATCGCATGGAACAAGCTAAACAAATGTTGGCAGAACAAAAATTGACTGTTGCCCAAGTTGCCCATGCTGTGGGCTATTCTCACTTGAGTCACT